One Astyanax mexicanus isolate ESR-SI-001 chromosome 3, AstMex3_surface, whole genome shotgun sequence genomic region harbors:
- the LOC103038503 gene encoding class I histocompatibility antigen, F10 alpha chain isoform X1 — MEKMKESYIHCVLLLLLLHLLQLSGGEVNSITAYFIGIQGLNLPDYMERIAVNDVTMFYYDSSMKDEVSCPDWLNTSSGKQHWMDINLISLHNKHSMATALKSAILQFNQTASSSDVNIYQGYSRCSLYPNGTLKALLTHAFNGKDFLTFDVDRKSYIASVPQAVIYKRQREANPVLLEIMASFYKKTCFERLKMFLQHASVHIVKKVPEVRLFKSFKSGSSVLTCHVNGFYPKQVQVEWIGAGLQPVDGEVIEVLPNGDGTYQTRRSVIRPEENPEKHSYSCVVQHSSIAGNITKTWVAEEHSLLAVWISLVCILVIIGTGLVLRKFCRCGKTDTGI; from the exons ATGGAGAAAATGAAGGAGTCCTACATTCACTGCGtcctcttattattattactacatctTCTCCAGCTGTCTGGCGGTG AAGTTAATTCTATTACTGCATACTTCATTGGCATTCAAGGTCTTAACCTGCCAGACTACATGGAGAGAATTGCTGTGAACGATGTGACCATGTTCTATTACGACAGCAGCATGAAAGATGAGGTGTCGTGTCCTGATTGGCTCAATACCTCATCTGGCAAGCAACACTGGATGGATATTAATCTTATATCACTCCACAACAAGCACAGTATGGCTACAGCCTTAAAATCAGCCATACTGCAGTTTAACCAGACAG CGTCTTCTTCAGATGTTAACATATATCAAGGCTACAGTCGGTGTTCTCTCTACCCTAACGGGACTCTCAAGGCACTGTTAACACATGCATTCAACGGGAAAGACTTCTTAACTTTCGATGTTGACAGAAAGTCTTACATAGCTTCTGTTCCTCAAGCTGTCATATACAAAAGGCAGAGAGAGGCAAATCCAGTCTTGCTTGAAATCATGGCTTCTTTCTACAAAAAGACCTGTTTTGAACGTTTGAAGATGTTCCTTCAGCACGCATCTGTTCATATTGTTAAGAAAG TTCCAGAAGTCCGTCTTTTCAAGAGCTTTAAATCTGGCTCCTCTGTCCTTACGTGTCATGTGAATGGGTTCTACCCTAAACAAGTGCAGGTGGAGTGGATAGGAGCAGGTCTGCAGCCTGTGGATGGAGAGGTCATTGAGGTGCTTCCTAATGGGGACGGCACTTATCAGACCAGAAGGAGTGTGATTAGACCCGAGGAGAACCCAGAGAAACACTCCTACAGCTGTGTAGTGCAGCACAGCAGCATAGCAGGAAATATCACCAAAACATGGG TTGCAGAGGAACACTCTTTGTTGGCGGTTTGGATTTCTCTTGTCTGCATTTTGGTCATCATTGGAACTGGGCTCGTTCTCAGAAAGTTCTGTAGATGTGGGAAAACAG ACACTGGGATTTGA